A portion of the Clostridium gelidum genome contains these proteins:
- a CDS encoding alpha/beta fold hydrolase codes for MKKALKIIGKVLLWIFGIIVGLVIISAVTHNILKPIEKNKYKIGQTINVDGKNMQAYVTGTGEKTIVLLSGLGTASPITDFMPLAERLSADYKVVILEYYGYGFSDTTKVERSNENIVNEIRSALKKLEISGPYILMPHSISGVYAMDYAINYPNEVEAIIGIDESIPNQTKINKDAYMSPNLTLFNTLGILRDITYISPSADDGMNKNNYYSAEQVKLKKMATVWNSVNISVINEMNMVDTNTKELYDVKYPNDLPVLSFLSQDSVDTDNEWLPLHEEIISNATIQKIETLNGGHYLHWTNADKIAEMTKEFISTHLK; via the coding sequence ATGAAAAAGGCACTTAAAATAATCGGTAAGGTATTACTATGGATTTTTGGGATTATAGTTGGATTAGTGATAATATCAGCAGTAACGCATAATATTCTGAAACCAATTGAAAAGAACAAATATAAAATAGGTCAGACGATAAATGTAGATGGTAAAAATATGCAGGCTTATGTGACTGGCACAGGAGAAAAAACAATCGTGTTACTAAGCGGCTTAGGAACCGCTTCACCAATTACAGATTTTATGCCTTTGGCAGAAAGATTAAGTGCGGATTATAAAGTTGTAATTCTTGAATATTATGGGTATGGCTTTAGCGACACGACAAAGGTGGAGCGTTCTAATGAAAATATTGTAAATGAAATAAGATCAGCACTGAAAAAATTAGAAATTAGTGGACCATATATATTGATGCCTCACTCGATATCGGGCGTATATGCTATGGACTATGCAATAAATTACCCAAATGAAGTGGAAGCAATTATTGGAATTGACGAGTCTATACCGAATCAAACAAAAATCAATAAAGATGCGTACATGTCACCCAATTTGACGTTATTTAACACATTGGGAATTCTAAGGGATATCACATACATTTCGCCAAGTGCTGATGATGGGATGAACAAAAATAATTATTATTCTGCTGAACAAGTTAAATTGAAAAAAATGGCAACAGTTTGGAATAGTGTAAATATATCTGTGATAAATGAAATGAATATGGTAGATACAAATACAAAAGAACTATATGACGTGAAATATCCCAATGATTTACCTGTTCTATCATTTTTATCACAAGATTCAGTGGACACTGATAATGAGTGGCTACCGCTTCATGAAGAAATAATTTCAAACGCTACTATACAAAAGATTGAAACTCTTAATGGAGGACACTATTTACATTGGACAAATGCTGATAAAATTGCCGAAATGACAAAAGAGTTTATTTCCACACATCTAAAATAA
- a CDS encoding DUF4280 domain-containing protein, protein MAMTYVVDGAKTLCSKGIGTSIVNKGCEWNLELHDKKMLTIADNVPNKNIKPFPLCTSPKNPAVIAAGMKPAACNPVICNKWINGKIDVILKGELALNSECLLGCIYGGIIKIVDDGQRKL, encoded by the coding sequence ATGGCAATGACATATGTAGTAGATGGAGCAAAAACATTGTGTTCAAAAGGAATAGGAACAAGCATAGTAAATAAAGGCTGTGAATGGAATTTAGAGTTACATGATAAAAAAATGTTAACAATAGCAGACAATGTACCTAATAAAAATATTAAGCCTTTTCCATTATGTACAAGTCCTAAAAATCCAGCAGTTATAGCAGCTGGTATGAAGCCAGCAGCATGTAATCCAGTTATATGCAACAAATGGATAAATGGAAAAATAGATGTTATTTTAAAGGGAGAATTAGCTTTGAATAGTGAATGTTTATTAGGTTGCATATATGGTGGAATAATAAAAATTGTAGATGATGGACAAAGAAAATTATAG
- a CDS encoding IS3 family transposase: protein MATHNGPMEGFGGTLKCEMYYLQKFYTYEELRQAIDEYIVFYNTKRLQKNLKGLTPIEYRNQTLAS from the coding sequence ATAGCTACCCACAACGGACCAATGGAAGGTTTTGGGGGAACTCTGAAATGTGAGATGTACTATTTGCAAAAATTTTATACATATGAAGAATTGAGACAAGCAATTGATGAATACATAGTTTTTTATAATACAAAAAGACTACAGAAAAATTTAAAAGGTCTGACTCCAATTGAATATCGAAATCAGACCTTAGCTTCATAA
- a CDS encoding leucine-rich repeat domain-containing protein yields the protein MKVVFEDKQFEDDVRKSINNLEGDITKEELINLTELSIGHYSDEPWVRSLEGIQYCENLKKIELIEIGISDISMLKNLKNLEYLDLTGNYIKDIDDISNLKSIEYLNLSYNPIENVDIVESLPNLKCLNLFETPTKFPKLMYPMKILSIGIPNNCMDLKFLIKYENVKEIFLPKWIEDFNIAKRYIKKIDEIEKIDLLNSKIKTLNSLEGFTNLKTLCLVGNSIEDITGLKYLKDLVELDLGINEIRDISCISQLEKLESLSLDSNSIEDIGVLENLKNLKKLSLMECRVKDISVLKYLVNLEELYLDYNQITDISSIENLSKLKVLWLYGNKINNKEILKKLNLEDLIY from the coding sequence ATGAAAGTAGTATTTGAAGATAAACAATTTGAAGATGATGTAAGAAAAAGTATAAATAATTTAGAAGGGGATATTACTAAAGAAGAGCTAATTAACCTTACTGAACTAAGTATTGGTCATTATAGTGATGAGCCATGGGTTAGAAGTTTAGAAGGTATACAATACTGTGAGAATTTGAAAAAAATAGAGCTGATAGAAATTGGTATAAGCGATATTTCCATGCTTAAAAATCTCAAGAATTTGGAGTATCTTGACTTGACTGGCAATTATATAAAAGACATTGATGATATTAGTAATCTTAAATCAATAGAATATTTAAATCTATCATATAACCCTATTGAAAATGTAGATATAGTTGAAAGTTTACCCAATTTGAAATGTTTGAATTTATTTGAAACACCTACAAAGTTTCCTAAATTGATGTATCCTATGAAGATATTATCTATAGGTATTCCTAATAATTGTATGGATTTGAAATTTCTAATTAAGTATGAAAATGTTAAAGAGATTTTTTTACCAAAATGGATAGAAGATTTCAATATTGCTAAAAGGTATATAAAAAAAATTGATGAGATAGAGAAAATAGATTTACTCAATAGTAAAATAAAGACTTTAAATTCTTTAGAAGGGTTTACAAATTTAAAAACATTATGTTTAGTTGGAAATAGTATTGAGGATATTACAGGACTAAAATATTTAAAGGATTTAGTTGAACTTGATTTAGGTATAAATGAAATTAGGGATATTTCGTGTATTAGCCAGTTGGAAAAACTTGAAAGCTTATCATTAGATTCAAATTCAATTGAAGATATTGGTGTTTTAGAAAATCTCAAAAATTTAAAGAAATTGAGTTTAATGGAATGTAGAGTAAAAGATATTTCAGTATTGAAATACCTAGTAAATTTGGAGGAATTATATTTAGACTATAATCAAATTACAGATATAAGTAGCATTGAAAATTTATCTAAATTGAAAGTATTGTGGCTATATGGCAACAAAATAAATAATAAAGAAATTCTTAAAAAACTAAATTTGGAAGATCTTATTTATTAA
- a CDS encoding phage late control D family protein: MTINYENVQVELPYEILYIEDLHLVAEVNEHHKVSLEALIEEENAEKYLEESVEGKEIKLFIDEKVIYVGKIIKLEISYKGQVAHLKLNTISYSYDLDIKKHKQSFVNLQSTYEDVIRDVLKKYTKTDFKDNITYGKCIKNLLVQYEETDFEFLRRLATHFETVLVVDATSDSSRFHFGVEAIYKDVELGSTFREIKTSFENFNKISSSTKDDLFQQNFIGWQVKSNEYIPFCSEIVYEGQRVFVSKVDMKIIKGEISYNYELKFLKGIKTIYQINSKLKGISLEGIVKKSRNNEMQLHFCINDSYDEAEGNKWFAYGREVSNFYCMPVLESKVHITFLTGDEKDTIVTNAVRIAGSNAKYYGKISEHNNKSYSTVDGQELLMTPDMIQIAEDDGKSIQITLQKDGNVSVTAKNISLSSGVNIEIGTKAPSDPKKNPMKPSSINISAKNSVIITKSANKSVNTGHSMQLTEENHLRGIVKML, encoded by the coding sequence ATGACTATTAATTATGAAAATGTACAAGTAGAACTACCTTATGAAATCTTGTATATTGAAGATTTACATTTAGTAGCAGAAGTAAATGAACATCATAAAGTAAGTTTAGAGGCTCTGATAGAAGAAGAAAATGCAGAAAAGTATTTAGAGGAAAGTGTAGAAGGCAAGGAAATTAAATTATTTATTGATGAGAAAGTTATTTATGTTGGAAAAATAATAAAACTTGAAATCTCTTATAAAGGACAAGTTGCTCATTTAAAATTAAACACTATTTCCTATTCTTATGATTTAGATATTAAAAAGCATAAACAATCTTTCGTTAATTTACAAAGTACATATGAGGATGTAATTAGAGATGTTTTAAAGAAATATACTAAAACAGATTTTAAGGACAATATAACTTATGGGAAGTGCATAAAAAATTTACTTGTTCAATATGAAGAAACAGACTTTGAATTTTTAAGGCGACTAGCTACACATTTTGAGACAGTACTAGTGGTAGATGCAACTAGTGATTCAAGTAGGTTCCATTTTGGAGTAGAAGCAATTTATAAAGATGTAGAATTAGGATCTACTTTTAGGGAGATTAAAACAAGCTTTGAGAATTTTAATAAGATAAGCAGTAGTACAAAAGATGATTTATTTCAGCAAAACTTTATAGGTTGGCAAGTGAAAAGCAATGAATACATTCCATTTTGTAGTGAAATTGTTTATGAAGGTCAAAGAGTTTTTGTATCAAAAGTAGATATGAAAATTATTAAAGGAGAAATAAGTTATAACTATGAACTTAAGTTTTTAAAAGGAATAAAAACAATATATCAAATAAATTCTAAACTTAAAGGAATTAGTTTAGAAGGCATTGTTAAAAAAAGTAGAAATAATGAAATGCAGCTACATTTTTGTATTAATGATTCTTATGATGAAGCAGAAGGTAATAAGTGGTTTGCATATGGAAGAGAAGTTTCAAACTTTTATTGCATGCCAGTATTAGAAAGTAAAGTTCATATTACTTTTTTAACAGGGGATGAAAAAGATACTATTGTTACAAATGCAGTGCGTATTGCAGGATCAAATGCTAAGTATTATGGAAAAATATCAGAGCATAATAATAAATCTTATTCAACAGTAGATGGACAAGAGTTATTAATGACACCAGATATGATTCAAATTGCAGAAGATGATGGAAAAAGTATTCAAATTACCTTGCAAAAAGATGGAAATGTTAGTGTAACAGCTAAAAATATAAGTTTATCTTCAGGTGTGAATATCGAAATAGGAACAAAAGCACCTTCTGATCCTAAGAAAAATCCAATGAAGCCTTCAAGTATTAATATATCAGCTAAAAATAGTGTAATAATTACAAAAAGCGCAAATAAAAGTGTAAATACTGGGCATAGTATGCAGCTTACAGAAGAAAATCATTTAAGAGGAATTGTTAAAATGCTTTGA
- a CDS encoding aminotransferase-like domain-containing protein — protein MEQPGYHLFIESLQTLKVPVIGIKRTSKGIDLVELERLFREENIKFFYTMPRYHSPLGTSYSQEEKKGILELAQKYNVFIVEDDYLADFEQNSKSDPIYSYDDFTHVIYLKSYSKIIFPGLRIGIAVIPEKLIETFSQYKRILDIDSSMLSQAALEIYIKNGMFERHKEKMKATYYSRANCLISALGKNQKECNQTFFQYTPIKNIAFHTYIELNEQISCEKVIQRLKSKSIIVDGTTNNYLRSFIAKDSILKLNISNVEEEYIEDGISQIMKQIF, from the coding sequence ATAGAACAACCCGGTTATCATTTATTCATCGAATCCTTACAAACACTGAAAGTACCGGTAATTGGTATCAAAAGAACCAGTAAGGGAATCGATTTAGTAGAATTAGAGAGGTTATTTAGAGAAGAAAATATTAAATTTTTTTATACCATGCCAAGGTATCATAGCCCTCTGGGAACGTCCTATTCTCAAGAAGAGAAAAAGGGGATTTTAGAACTAGCACAAAAATATAATGTATTTATTGTAGAAGATGATTATTTAGCTGATTTTGAACAAAATTCAAAATCTGATCCAATCTATTCTTATGATGATTTTACACATGTCATCTATTTAAAGAGTTATTCAAAAATCATATTCCCTGGATTAAGAATCGGTATTGCCGTAATCCCTGAAAAATTGATTGAAACATTCAGTCAATACAAACGGATTCTTGATATAGACAGCTCTATGCTTTCTCAGGCAGCATTAGAAATCTATATTAAAAACGGCATGTTTGAAAGACATAAGGAAAAAATGAAAGCAACTTATTATTCAAGAGCAAACTGTTTAATATCAGCATTGGGAAAAAATCAAAAAGAGTGTAATCAGACTTTCTTTCAGTATACTCCCATAAAAAATATTGCTTTCCATACTTATATTGAATTGAATGAACAAATATCATGTGAAAAGGTTATTCAGCGACTGAAAAGCAAATCAATTATTGTTGATGGAACAACTAATAATTATTTACGTTCCTTCATTGCAAAAGACTCTATATTAAAACTTAATATCTCAAATGTGGAAGAGGAATATATTGAAGATGGTATTTCACAGATTATGAAACAAATTTTCTAA
- a CDS encoding DMT family transporter — translation MENSNKTKAYLAAVLYAFIIGLSFLFTKMALTVTDPLNILAHRFTISFFAILIPVLFGWIKLKITARDVLSILPLSLFYPALFFAFQVFGLVYVSSSEAGIIQATLPVFTMILAALFLKENINLLQKISLGASVCGVIYIFAMKGIHLKSASFLGIVLIMLSALVAACYNVMAKKITRKYKVVEITYIMTAIGFLSFNVLSVADHIVKNTLITYFKPFSSSVFLISIFYLGILSSLITSLLSNYTLSKIDASKMSVFSNLSTLITIFAGSIFQHEGIRYYHIIGAIMILFGIIGMNFLGRKSSIDN, via the coding sequence ATGGAAAATAGCAATAAAACAAAAGCATATCTTGCGGCAGTACTGTATGCCTTTATTATAGGCTTATCCTTTTTGTTTACAAAGATGGCCTTAACTGTGACCGATCCACTTAATATTTTGGCGCATAGGTTTACAATTTCATTTTTTGCAATATTGATTCCAGTATTGTTTGGATGGATAAAATTGAAAATTACTGCAAGAGATGTGCTTTCTATTTTGCCGCTTTCCTTGTTTTATCCCGCACTATTTTTTGCTTTTCAAGTCTTTGGATTAGTCTATGTTTCTTCCTCTGAGGCGGGCATCATTCAAGCGACCCTTCCCGTTTTCACCATGATTCTGGCGGCGCTTTTTTTAAAAGAAAATATTAACCTGCTACAAAAAATATCCTTAGGGGCATCTGTATGCGGCGTGATTTATATATTTGCAATGAAAGGCATTCATTTAAAATCTGCCAGTTTTCTTGGTATTGTATTAATTATGTTATCAGCACTTGTAGCAGCATGTTATAACGTAATGGCAAAGAAAATAACCCGAAAATATAAAGTAGTGGAGATAACTTATATCATGACTGCAATTGGCTTTTTAAGCTTTAACGTATTATCAGTCGCAGATCATATTGTTAAAAACACGCTTATTACTTATTTTAAGCCGTTTTCAAGTTCAGTGTTTTTGATTTCTATATTCTATTTAGGAATACTATCGTCATTGATAACATCTCTGCTATCAAATTATACATTGTCTAAAATTGATGCATCTAAAATGAGCGTATTTAGCAATTTATCCACGCTAATAACCATATTTGCTGGGAGTATCTTCCAGCATGAAGGAATCAGATATTATCATATAATAGGAGCAATTATGATTCTTTTTGGAATCATTGGTATGAACTTTTTAGGCAGAAAGAGTAGTATTGATAATTAA
- a CDS encoding IS3 family transposase (programmed frameshift) produces the protein MSNKLFTKEEIELISRNKYVKNVSERSITYTDEFRRIFISEYEKGKFPRKIFEESDFVISILEIGRIESISKKWRAAYKENGIHGLDDTRKGKAGRPRDKELSIDEKYERLKVQTTLLKAENELLKKLDFDRKESDKTKIGSLTKENFILIKSVIKKYKLKNMTSYLCTLAGVSRSGYYNYFSAKSECLRSKRNDNDLEVKDIILKAFNFKKHKKGARQIKMVLKSQYGVVYNLKRIRRLMKKYDIVCPYRKANPYRRMVKATKEHKVLPNVLNRNFKQNTPGKVLLTDITYLFYKNKSKKAYLSTIKDASTNEIMAYNVSDSLTLDIVIDTITNLKKSKSVKFHPEAFIHSDQGSHYTSPKFQKLVKECGFGQSMSRRGNCWDNAPQESFFGHFKDEVNIKQCQTLEDLKNEIDQYMIYYNNYRYQWNLKRMTPVEYRNHLIDSTQYF, from the exons ATGAGTAATAAGTTATTTACAAAAGAAGAAATAGAATTGATATCTAGAAATAAATATGTAAAAAATGTTAGTGAAAGATCAATTACATATACAGATGAATTCAGACGAATTTTTATATCAGAATACGAAAAAGGAAAGTTTCCACGAAAGATATTTGAAGAATCTGATTTCGTGATAAGTATCTTAGAGATTGGACGAATTGAATCGATAAGTAAAAAATGGCGTGCTGCCTATAAGGAAAACGGTATACATGGTTTAGATGATACAAGAAAAGGCAAAGCTGGGCGACCTCGTGATAAGGAACTTTCTATAGACGAAAAATATGAACGTCTTAAAGTACAAACTACTCTACTGAAAGCTGAGAATGAATTATTAAAAAAACTCGATT TTGATAGAAAGGAGAGTGATAAAACGAAAATAGGTTCATTAACAAAAGAAAATTTCATTCTTATTAAATCAGTAATTAAAAAATATAAATTAAAGAATATGACAAGCTATTTATGCACATTAGCTGGTGTATCACGTTCTGGATATTATAATTATTTTTCAGCAAAATCCGAATGCTTGCGCAGCAAGCGCAACGATAATGATTTGGAAGTTAAAGATATAATTTTAAAGGCATTCAACTTCAAAAAACATAAAAAAGGTGCAAGACAAATAAAGATGGTATTGAAATCTCAATATGGAGTTGTATATAATCTAAAACGTATTCGCAGACTTATGAAAAAATATGACATAGTTTGTCCTTATAGAAAAGCAAATCCATATAGACGAATGGTAAAAGCAACTAAAGAACATAAAGTCTTACCTAATGTGCTTAATAGGAATTTCAAACAGAATACCCCTGGCAAAGTATTGCTTACGGATATTACCTATTTGTTCTATAAAAATAAAAGCAAAAAGGCTTATTTGTCGACCATTAAAGATGCATCAACTAATGAAATAATGGCTTATAATGTATCTGATAGTCTCACATTAGATATAGTTATCGATACTATCACCAATCTTAAGAAATCAAAAAGTGTAAAATTTCATCCTGAAGCTTTCATTCATTCAGATCAAGGATCACACTACACAAGTCCTAAATTTCAGAAGTTAGTAAAAGAATGTGGGTTTGGTCAATCTATGTCTAGACGAGGAAACTGTTGGGACAACGCCCCGCAGGAATCATTCTTTGGGCATTTCAAAGATGAAGTAAACATAAAACAATGCCAAACATTAGAAGACCTAAAAAATGAGATAGACCAGTACATGATTTATTATAACAACTATAGATATCAATGGAATTTAAAAAGGATGACTCCTGTTGAATACAGAAATCATCTCATTGATTCTACACAGTATTTTTAA
- a CDS encoding GNAT family N-acetyltransferase → MKMRYEKPKAEDYVSLRLRSGMGKKDLERSRKAITNSLFTVSLYDKEKLIGFGRIVGDGGITYVVSDIMVDEHYRRKGFADQIMKEINNYFEESTFEDSYICLIANSPADLLYHKYQFEYLSPNKCGMLRKQS, encoded by the coding sequence ATGAAAATGCGCTATGAAAAACCGAAAGCAGAAGATTATGTTAGCTTGAGGCTTCGTTCAGGAATGGGAAAAAAGGATTTGGAAAGAAGCAGAAAAGCAATAACAAATTCTTTATTTACAGTATCTCTTTATGACAAAGAAAAATTGATAGGATTTGGAAGAATTGTAGGTGATGGAGGAATCACTTATGTGGTAAGTGATATTATGGTGGATGAACATTATAGAAGAAAAGGCTTTGCAGATCAAATAATGAAAGAAATCAATAACTACTTTGAAGAAAGTACTTTTGAAGATAGTTATATATGTTTGATAGCGAACAGTCCTGCTGATTTATTATATCATAAGTATCAATTTGAGTATTTGTCACCAAATAAGTGTGGCATGTTACGTAAACAAAGCTAA
- a CDS encoding GntR family transcriptional regulator, translated as MYKYLTLLNEIENMVKSGKYKQGERIPSIRSLSESYNCNKSTVIRTLTELERKHVLYSLPKSGYYVVISKNELKQGKKLVFDFSSSAPDPAVFPYLDFQHCINQAIDIYKNDLFIYGTPRGLPSLIDVVQKQLTNYQVFAKKQNIFITSGIQQALSILAAIPFPNNKKTILIVKCTL; from the coding sequence ATGTATAAATATTTAACATTATTAAACGAAATTGAAAACATGGTGAAAAGCGGTAAATATAAACAAGGGGAGAGAATTCCTTCTATCCGCAGCTTATCTGAGTCTTATAATTGCAATAAAAGTACTGTTATTCGTACGTTGACTGAATTGGAAAGAAAACACGTACTTTATTCACTTCCCAAAAGCGGATATTATGTTGTAATATCAAAAAATGAATTAAAACAAGGCAAAAAACTTGTATTTGACTTTTCCTCTTCTGCACCCGATCCTGCGGTGTTTCCATATTTGGATTTTCAGCACTGCATAAATCAAGCAATTGACATCTATAAGAATGATTTATTTATCTATGGCACTCCTAGGGGATTGCCTTCCTTAATCGATGTGGTGCAAAAACAGTTAACCAATTACCAGGTGTTTGCCAAGAAACAAAATATTTTTATAACCTCTGGTATTCAGCAAGCATTATCCATCTTAGCTGCAATTCCTTTCCCAAATAATAAAAAAACGATATTAATAGTAAAATGTACCCTATAA
- a CDS encoding pentapeptide repeat-containing protein translates to MNEVEEKFLKEEAEPIFNKYKKEVLLKILENEERFKGQVLEVIENIAKKSKEKEEYKVKYIDFSVLQIGILDETYEVTAIAYDKNWYADEGIWEVFSLDYIFEGLKEIKDKLYKDIKKYVWKIRPCSIDQYILRQIPIFNIYFTYFIINWLKQWDEEISFREMPKLEVFQITWGDYKNYSQKVYNYDSTIKTEEMFKEKMQNGKSEDIVFSTWPSLKADKARIQDKDISCMSLKESELKNILFSSCVALGLNFKKAHLERCHFRNCDLGSSDFTESILDEVIFENCVLRNISFKDTQFKKVYLVNGKKVTNVLKEEDLQCSI, encoded by the coding sequence ATGAATGAAGTTGAAGAAAAGTTTTTAAAAGAAGAGGCAGAACCGATTTTTAATAAATATAAAAAGGAAGTTCTCTTAAAGATTTTAGAAAATGAAGAAAGATTTAAAGGGCAAGTGTTAGAAGTTATAGAGAATATAGCTAAGAAATCAAAAGAAAAAGAAGAGTATAAAGTTAAGTACATAGATTTTTCAGTACTTCAAATTGGTATATTAGATGAAACTTATGAAGTAACAGCAATTGCTTATGATAAAAATTGGTATGCAGATGAAGGGATATGGGAAGTATTTAGCCTTGATTATATTTTTGAAGGCTTAAAAGAAATTAAAGATAAGCTATATAAAGATATTAAAAAGTATGTGTGGAAAATAAGACCTTGTAGTATTGACCAATATATTTTAAGGCAAATTCCTATATTTAATATTTATTTCACCTATTTTATTATTAATTGGTTAAAACAGTGGGATGAAGAAATAAGTTTTAGAGAAATGCCAAAATTAGAAGTATTTCAAATAACATGGGGAGATTATAAAAATTATTCACAGAAGGTGTACAACTATGATAGCACAATAAAAACTGAAGAAATGTTTAAGGAAAAAATGCAAAATGGAAAATCAGAGGATATAGTATTTTCAACATGGCCAAGCTTAAAAGCAGATAAAGCTAGAATTCAAGATAAAGATATAAGTTGCATGTCTTTAAAAGAATCAGAACTTAAAAATATCCTTTTCTCATCATGTGTAGCCTTAGGATTAAATTTTAAAAAAGCACATTTAGAAAGATGTCATTTTAGAAACTGTGATTTAGGATCAAGCGATTTTACAGAGAGCATATTAGATGAAGTCATTTTTGAAAATTGTGTTTTAAGAAATATAAGTTTTAAGGATACACAGTTCAAAAAAGTATATTTAGTTAATGGTAAAAAAGTAACCAATGTACTAAAGGAAGAAGACTTGCAATGCTCAATATGA
- a CDS encoding phage baseplate assembly protein V: MEKSNETEKSEPITYRELKISTFELLYIKELKVTGNINNHSTLNLVGILPEDKKDEDIHTSYNTPIKVYAVTDKGEEPIYYGIITKIKVKKNADYYELHIEAQSYTYLMDIQRRNRSFQDKNMNINELIYGITRAYGKGGCNSYISDGATERLWVQYDETDWEFVKRVASYYNVGLIVSITLEGVHYFVDTPELQTKNIEINEYTATKLIQDYDVIRENDLPDSNEIDYITYTVQSYELLDLGDNISFKSRSFYVSELTYEIEDSILQNTYVLKLKGGQKQGRLYAQQLCGISLEGNVIEVTGDKIKVKLDIDKEQDQSTAYWFNYSTLAASPDGSGWYFMPEINDRVRIYFPTHDEKDAYSISCIQQIKGDPDVKYIATIYGKKVIFTKDRVTITANNNATIVLGKSGTISITGDNSINLNASETITLRAEDSIIISGKNNVDISCDKGGKALFEGSGNIVLDGTKVRIN; this comes from the coding sequence TTGGAAAAAAGTAATGAAACGGAAAAAAGTGAACCTATAACTTACAGAGAGTTAAAGATATCTACTTTTGAATTACTATACATTAAGGAGCTTAAAGTGACTGGAAATATTAATAATCACAGCACTTTAAATTTAGTTGGGATATTGCCAGAAGACAAGAAGGATGAGGATATTCATACCAGTTATAATACTCCTATTAAGGTATATGCCGTAACAGATAAGGGAGAGGAACCCATTTACTATGGAATAATTACTAAGATAAAAGTTAAAAAAAATGCAGATTATTATGAGTTACATATTGAGGCACAAAGTTATACTTATTTGATGGATATTCAAAGAAGAAATCGTTCTTTTCAAGATAAGAATATGAATATTAATGAACTCATTTATGGAATTACGAGAGCTTATGGGAAAGGGGGTTGTAATTCATATATTAGTGATGGAGCTACAGAGAGATTATGGGTGCAATATGATGAAACAGATTGGGAATTTGTTAAGCGAGTAGCATCCTATTATAATGTAGGACTTATTGTAAGTATTACGTTAGAAGGTGTTCATTATTTTGTAGATACACCAGAGTTACAAACTAAAAATATAGAAATTAATGAATATACAGCTACTAAGTTAATTCAAGATTATGATGTAATTAGGGAAAATGATTTACCTGATTCAAATGAGATAGATTATATTACGTATACAGTACAAAGTTACGAACTTTTAGATCTAGGAGATAATATTAGTTTTAAGAGTCGATCATTTTATGTATCAGAATTAACTTATGAAATAGAAGATAGTATATTACAGAATACCTATGTGCTAAAGCTTAAAGGTGGACAAAAGCAAGGCAGGTTATATGCTCAGCAGCTATGTGGAATTTCGTTGGAAGGAAATGTTATAGAAGTAACAGGAGATAAAATTAAAGTCAAGTTAGATATAGATAAAGAACAAGATCAAAGTACAGCTTATTGGTTTAACTATTCAACTTTGGCAGCATCACCAGATGGTAGCGGATGGTACTTTATGCCAGAGATTAACGATAGAGTACGAATTTATTTTCCAACCCATGATGAAAAGGATGCTTATTCTATAAGTTGCATACAACAAATTAAGGGTGATCCGGATGTAAAATATATAGCAACCATTTATGGTAAAAAAGTTATCTTTACTAAAGATAGGGTGACAATTACAGCTAATAATAATGCAACTATTGTACTTGGAAAAAGCGGAACTATCAGTATAACAGGAGATAATAGTATAAATTTGAATGCAAGTGAAACTATTACCCTTAGAGCTGAAGATAGCATTATTATATCAGGAAAAAACAATGTAGATATAAGCTGTGATAAAGGTGGAAAAGCACTTTTTGAAGGTAGTGGAAATATAGTGTTAGATGGTACAAAGGTAAGAATTAATTAG